One Cytophagia bacterium CHB2 DNA window includes the following coding sequences:
- a CDS encoding IS4 family transposase: MAPFLKIWYIGLDTDTKLRNHPMRFKLQVPQASMHFTEQVNIPALSKIISSRRIDRVLEQTGKREKRCRKVSAAFCIWFCIALNLFTDDPYQHVLSKLVKGLRYIWSDPNITLPGKSALCAARSRLGVKPIVALFQQTAKPLADFGTPGAFLFGLRLMAIDGSTELLADTPENVASFGRHTTGRGTSAFPQAQVVYLSECCTHAIVDAGIWPLHTSERVGGLRLLRSLEPGMLVLIDRGFFSYTMAHSIVYERGAHFLARVGAQVTLKPVEYLKDGSYTAYHCCPVERFSCRPRGKKRPFFPSPV, encoded by the coding sequence ATGGCTCCGTTTTTAAAGATTTGGTATATTGGTTTGGATACCGATACCAAACTAAGGAACCATCCTATGCGATTCAAATTGCAGGTGCCCCAGGCGTCCATGCACTTTACGGAACAAGTAAATATCCCCGCGCTGAGCAAGATCATCTCCTCGCGGCGCATTGACCGAGTTTTGGAGCAAACCGGCAAACGCGAGAAGCGTTGTCGGAAAGTGAGCGCGGCTTTTTGCATTTGGTTCTGTATCGCGTTGAATTTGTTTACGGATGATCCCTACCAGCACGTCTTAAGCAAATTGGTCAAGGGCTTGCGTTATATTTGGTCGGATCCGAATATCACGTTGCCGGGCAAAAGCGCGTTATGTGCCGCACGTTCTCGCTTGGGTGTCAAGCCCATCGTCGCCTTGTTTCAACAAACCGCCAAACCCTTGGCCGATTTCGGAACCCCGGGCGCGTTTCTGTTTGGCTTGCGCTTGATGGCCATTGATGGCAGCACCGAACTCTTGGCGGATACGCCCGAGAATGTTGCTTCCTTTGGGCGACACACCACCGGCCGCGGCACGAGCGCCTTTCCACAAGCACAGGTGGTTTATTTGAGTGAATGTTGCACACACGCAATTGTGGACGCCGGCATTTGGCCTTTACACACTAGTGAGCGGGTCGGCGGACTGCGCCTGTTGCGCTCTCTTGAGCCGGGGATGCTCGTCCTCATCGACCGTGGGTTTTTCAGCTACACCATGGCGCATAGCATCGTGTATGAGCGTGGCGCACACTTTTTGGCGCGCGTGGGTGCGCAGGTGACGCTTAAGCCGGTCGAGTATCTCAAAGATGGCAGCTATACCGCTTATCACTGCTGTCCGGTTGAGCGCTTTTCGTGTCGCCCAAGGGGCAAAAAGCGCCCATTTTTCCCGAGTCCAGTCTGA